The following proteins are co-located in the Solidesulfovibrio sp. genome:
- a CDS encoding DUF1772 domain-containing protein, with protein MEFTALALAVMAAFTGAAFYINFVEHPARRDFLDGDMLAQWQRSYPRALKMQASLALAGFFFGLLALLWSGGALNLTGALFSIANWVVTYKWIMPLNKALMTTEPEAADAATRALLEKWNMLHGLRTGLGFLAVVCFFAALH; from the coding sequence ATGGAATTCACCGCCCTGGCCCTGGCCGTCATGGCCGCCTTCACCGGCGCGGCCTTTTACATCAACTTCGTCGAGCACCCGGCCCGGCGCGACTTCCTGGACGGCGACATGCTGGCCCAGTGGCAGCGCAGCTACCCGCGCGCCCTCAAAATGCAGGCGAGCCTGGCCCTGGCCGGCTTTTTCTTCGGCCTCCTGGCCCTTCTCTGGTCCGGCGGGGCGCTCAACCTCACGGGCGCGCTTTTCTCCATCGCCAACTGGGTCGTGACCTACAAATGGATCATGCCCCTCAACAAGGCGCTCATGACCACCGAACCCGAGGCGGCCGACGCCGCCACGCGGGCGCTGCTCGAAAAATGGAACATGCTCCACGGCCTGCGCACGGGGCTGGGCTTTCTGGCCGTGGTCTGCTTCTTCGCCGCCCTCCATTAG